A window of Tetrapisispora phaffii CBS 4417 chromosome 9, complete genome contains these coding sequences:
- the ALY2 gene encoding Aly2p (similar to Saccharomyces cerevisiae YJL084C and YKR021W; ancestral locus Anc_1.282), whose amino-acid sequence MLQPNSILSPVFPVEKDVDVSTEEIPLIQTVNVHVFIQLAEPAVFIQGFSSQEIQQRPPSLLRGSLIVRVLKPSKLKSITLNFKGYARTDWPEGIPPKRQEFVEINDIVNHTWPFYHAHSSSNNNRPHEHINLNPRSPRNSIIALQDMDNSLDELEDPIIQESGASVFRSLPTDVNVGELSHNPSLLSVNNAKQRTLKSEGSFSTTHSTPPTRSDSNNKIHKSMSPFGFFKRDSSTVSATTELNSSGANNSNSNINTKNNRSSIFSDLLTNTFSTLSDASPSANANAVNSSAMNKSFSSSNINTNNTSSTITNNDSFTFQPGDYIYTFEQAIPCSYPESIKADFGLVEYTLTATIERHGAFKSNVIAKLPVNILRTPSDTSIEETEPIAISKNWENHLHYDIMIASKDVILDAFLPISFSFSPLDKVTLHRIRIYLTETMEYYCKGKKVHRVEPVKKYLLAEHNGPILKPLQPGEKSTKAKYLGNLLIDEKTGDVMNKDYSFEVFIPSVFSNKQKLHPDTACDKIKASHWIKLSLRLSKITDGKRKHYEIVIDSPIHVLNRLCAHANTLLPCYDPHPLNMHLEDSSLDMFASENGTTDGQNNKGFSNPNVVDPPSVHESNIFFPKEILLSPMLSPDVQTELHKTNHESVASALSSAHDSISVIPNEVFNTPKLKSNIYQPDSLSRELTFAQAVPLSPINSPILQSSALSDDDIEPPTFDFDAMSLNSSKFDNNGLPLNPPSYSKVDTANIHGSEGWFANGSNNGNLLTANNRISTLRLDQKPLSRSGSLLGVHKSNKVFKDIDEDDADGDITSTFTSRSSTSALKLNQNSLSLNPKLWRTKQNGLQDNLPSTIRHANSSFNDLNNIFASDNETDETEVDDLSDEEISKTSSVINESVDDSNIEGASRLPLLNGNDSTADMVGDESFFASADLSEELIRTQPINTLDFFIQNHNSHMVPNPIFGEQEKSRGVPHDYSLQVANANHVLDDFKSTIHDSNKDETPLS is encoded by the coding sequence ATGCTACAACCAAACTCGATTTTGTCCCCTGTTTTTCCAGTCGAGAAGGACGTCGATGTTTCTACAGAAGAAATACCATTGATACAAACTGTAAATGTACATGTTTTCATACAGTTAGCTGAACCAGCTGTCTTTATACAAGGGTTCAGTTCTCAAGAGATTCAACAGAGACCTCCTTCCCTGCTGAGGGGGTCTTTGATTGTAAGGGTGTTAAAACCTTCGAAGTTGAAATCCATTACTTTGAATTTTAAAGGTTACGCTAGGACAGACTGGCCGGAAGGGATCCCTCCCAAGAGACAAGAATTTGTGGAGATCAACGATATAGTGAATCATACATGGCCTTTTTACCATGCACATTCATCctcaaataataacagGCCACATGAACATATTAACTTGAATCCAAGATCACCACGAAACTCTATAATAGCACTGCAAGATATGGATAATTCCTTGGATGAACTCGAAGATCCAATTATACAAGAGAGTGGTGCTTCAGTGTTTAGGAGCTTACCGACAGATGTTAATGTCGGTGAACTATCCCATAACCCTTCGTTACTTTCCGTAAACAATGCAAAACAGAGGACTTTGAAGTCTGAGGGGAGTTTTTCAACCACGCACTCCACTCCACCAACAAGATCagattcaaataataaaatacataaaAGCATGTCACCTTTTGGTTTTTTCAAAAGGGACTCATCAACAGTAAGTGCCACCACTGAGTTGAACTCAAGTGGCGcaaataattctaattcCAACATAAATACCAAGAACAACAGATCATCAATATTCTCAGATCTATTGACAAATACATTTTCAACTCTTTCTGATGCTAGTCCTAGTGCAAACGCAAATGCTGTAAATTCCTCTGCCATGAACAAAAGTTTCTCAAGCTCAAATATAAACACCAATAATACATCAAGTACAATCACTAACAATGATAGTTTCACCTTCCAACCAGGTGATTACATCTATACATTCGAACAAGCTATCCCTTGTTCATACCCAGAGTCTATAAAAGCTGATTTTGGTCTTGTTGAATATACTTTAACAGCTACCATCGAAAGACATGGTGCATTCAAGTCAAATGTAATTGCCAAGTTACCAgtgaatatattaagaaCACCTTCCGATACCTCCATTGAGGAGACAGAACCAATTGCAATCTCAAAGAATTGGGAGAATCATCTTCATTACGATATCATGATAGCATCAAAAGATGTTATATTGGATGCGTTTCTTCCCATTTCATTCAGCTTTTCTCCATTGGATAAAGTCACTTTACACAGAAttagaatatatttgaCCGAAACAATGGAATACTATTGTAAAGGCAAAAAAGTCCATAGGGTTGAGCCAGTtaagaaatatttgttaGCGGAACATAATGGGCCAATACTGAAGCCACTTCAACCCGGTGAAAAGTCAACAAAAGCAAAATACTTGGGAAACTTACtaattgatgaaaagaCAGGTGATGTAATGAATAAGGATTACTCATTTGAAGTTTTTATACCAAGCGTCTTCTCAAATAAGCAAAAGTTACATCCTGATACAGCATGTGATAAGATAAAAGCGTCACATTGGATCAAACTAAGTTTAAGATTATCAAAAATCACTGATGggaaaagaaaacattaTGAAATAGTAATCGATTCTCCTATCCATGTTTTAAACAGATTATGTGCTCATGCAAACACACTTTTGCCATGCTATGATCCACATCCCTTGAATATGCATCTTGAAGATTCTTCGTTAGATATGTTTGCAAGTGAAAATGGTACGACCGATGGACAGAATAATAAAGGTTTTTCAAATCCAAATGTAGTAGACCCGCCTTCTGTCCATGAAtccaatattttctttccGAAGGAAATCTTATTATCTCCAATGTTATCACCAGATGTTCAGACAGAATTGCATAAAACAAATCATGAAAGTGTAGCTTCTGCATTATCATCAGCCCATGATAGCATCTCAGTGATTCCAAATGAAGTATTCAACACTCCAAAACTAAAATCTAACATATACCAACCAGATTCATTAAGTAGAGAATTAACATTTGCACAAGCTGTCCCATTATCTCCAATCAACTCACCAATCCTCCAATCTTCTGCTCTTTCggatgatgatattgaacCTCCAACTTTTGACTTTGACGCAATGTCTCTCAACTCCtcaaaatttgataataatggcTTACCACTAAACCCGCCCTCGTACAGTAAAGTCGATACAGCAAATATTCATGGCTCAGAAGGATGGTTTGCAAATGGTTCAAATAATGGTAACCTTCTTACAGCCAATAATAGAATTTCTACATTGAGATTGGATCAAAAACCTTTGTCAAGAAGTGGCAGTTTATTAGGTGTTCATAAGAGTAATAAAGTATTCAAAGATAtcgatgaagatgatgcAGATGGTGACATAACTTCGACTTTTACTTCTCGCAGCTCTACAAGTGCATTAAAGTTAAACCAAAATAGTTTGTCTTTAAATCCTAAGTTATGGAGAACTAAGCAGAATGGTTTGCAAGATAATCTTCCTTCTACTATTAGACATGCTAACTCTTCTTTTAACGAtctaaataatatctttgCATCAGATAATGAAACTGATGAAACTGAAGTAGATGATTTATCTGATGAGGAAATTTCAAAGACTTCATCCGTGATAAATGAGTCGGTAGATGATTCTAATATAGAAGGTGCATCAAGGCTACCATTATTAAATGGCAACGACTCTACGGCTGATATGGTCGGTGATGAATCATTCTTTGCTTCAGCAGATTTGTCTGAGGAACTGATAAGAACTCAACCAATTAATACTCTCGATTTTTTTATACAAAACCATAATTCTCATATGGTCCCCAACCCTATTTTTGGAGAACAAGAAAAATCTAGAGGTGTACCTCATGACTATTCTTTGCAGGTTGCTAATGCAAACCATGTTTTAGATGACTTTAAAAGTACAATTCATGATTCAAATAAGGATGAAACTCCGTTATCTTGA
- the TAX4 gene encoding Tax4p (similar to Saccharomyces cerevisiae TAX4 (YJL083W) and IRS4 (YKR019C); ancestral locus Anc_1.284), with protein MVIYLNKQRRAHPGITLTDTQKDNSLRAAQLMFHKHSTLEDAKRLPAIAVRSGTPPPQKKINYVTNKNSGMKYVVMNSKPTLAKVPSTPHSTGIDAKKAAMQAQQKISENQEAVSQTKNSKYTSQLNSTRAATLAQSWSDEQERETQNSSKPQSPTMNSKKAAALAHINLADMETEWDLPLNKQLPALFTQEPDKNPYYNTSKKVSNHSYRSSDENLSILSSSKNPDNKLRGTVTRASKDKFYLTVPTSALKLNENQYSNNSGAEMGDNESINSNTNEIMSIMSSSSIINQRRSPSPDFNKNALNMEEQDYNPSVYSSNSNMKSLLKNNSIYSLVPISTSSKAPKLINNCATNTYGAINKRSGGNVKYEGTLPDLIPNHLRQHSKVEKLKNKFFKSHEGYNTAHSTTDLRKSMSVTSFDSNLHVPSYLSLNNIVEDPTGKEIIRTNQNTKLKTTMRRDNESDNENVNRNGVYGNPNKNKSFDEFGNPINPTMHDYDFDSSDEFSEYDNASGSDNNDKIYKKKMKRRERLKSKFKKTTAVIPYGHHHSNSSHHYLSHITNNDTSTGNNHFKGFNEDKPWKSHNDSYYITEQERKRYEGMWVSNRFLYLELLPWWGYLTGNETEQSTIGSNPILAKLKFNIKGLPDDGLMLNLVAQDIWLRSCLPNDILMNIYDLVDLRNDGTLDRKSFIVGMWLIDQCLYGRKLPKSIDQTIWDSIDKYMVNALTSGSTIKAIKKNKKKLIKKEIKYIKKEMKSIHI; from the coding sequence aTGGTTATATACCTCAATAAGCAGCGCCGGGCACATCCTGGGATAACGTTGACGGATACGCAAAAGGACAACTCATTAAGAGCTGCTCAGCTCATGTTTCATAAACATTCAACATTAGAAGATGCAAAAAGACTGCCCGCTATAGCTGTACGATCGGGGACTCCTCCTCCCCAGAAAAAGATTAACTACGTTACAAATAAGAACTCTGGGATGAAATATGTGGTCATGAATAGTAAGCCAACTTTAGCAAAGGTGCCCTCGACGCCGCATTCTACGGGAATCGATGCCAAGAAAGCAGCAATGCAGGCTCAACAAAAGATATCGGAAAATCAAGAAGCTGTTTCTCAAACTAAGAACTCTAAATACACGAGTCAGTTGAACTCAACTAGAGCTGCTACTCTAGCACAGAGTTGGTCTGATGAGCAAGAAAGAGAAACGCAAAATAGTTCTAAGCCCCAATCACCAACTatgaattcaaagaaaGCAGCTGCTTTGGCACATATTAATCTAGCTGATATGGAGACAGAATGGGATCTGCCGTTGAACAAACAGCTTCCTGCCCTGTTTACACAAGAACCGGATAAAAACCCATATTACAATACATCTAAAAAGGTATCGAATCACTCATACAGAAGCTCGGATGAAAACTTGAGTATTTTGAGTTCTTCAAAAAACCCCGACAACAAACTTAGAGGCACTGTTACCAGAGCATCGAAAGACAAGTTCTACCTTACAGTACCCACATCAGCATTGAAACTAAATGAAAATCAGTATTCTAATAACAGTGGTGCTGAAATGGGTGACAACGAATCCATTAATAGTAACACAAACGAGATTATGTCTATCATGTCTTCGTCATCTATTATAAACCAGCGTCGTTCCCCATCTCctgattttaataaaaatgcaTTAAATATGGAAGAACAAGATTATAATCCAAGCGTTTACTCgtcaaattcaaatatgaaatcattactaaaaaataattcaatatacTCACTTGTACCAATATCTACTAGTTCAAAAGCaccaaaattaattaataattgcGCAACAAATACTTATGGAgcaataaataaaagaagTGGTGGTAATGTGAAATATGAAGGTACTTTACCAGATCTTATCCCTAATCATTTAAGACAACATTCCAAAGTAGagaaactgaaaaataaatttttcaagaGTCATGAAGGTTACAATACTGCTCACTCAACCACTGATCTCCGAAAATCAATGAGTGTTACTTCATTCGACAGTAATTTGCATGTTCCAAGTTATTTAAGTCTTAATAACATAGTTGAAGATCCAACCGGAAAAGAAATTATCAGAACTAATCAGAACACTAAGTTGAAAACAACCATGAGACGTGATAATGAATCTGATAATGAGAATGTTAATAGAAATGGTGTGTATGGTAATCccaacaaaaataaatcattcGATGAATTTGGAAATCCGATCAATCCCACGATGCATGACTACGATTTTGATTCTAGTGATGAATTTAGTGAATATGACAATGCTTCGGGATCTGATAACAATGAcaaaatttacaaaaagaaaatgaaacgTAGAGAACGTCTAAAGagtaaattcaaaaagaCTACAGCTGTAATTCCGTATGGCCATCACCATAGTAATAGCAGCCACCATTATTTATCTCATATAACCAATAATGATACTAGTACTGGAAATAATCATTTCAAAGGGTTCAATGAAGATAAGCCATGGAAATCGCATAATGATTCATATTACATCACAGAgcaagaaagaaaaaggtACGAGGGGATGTGGGTAAGTAACAGGTTTCTTTACCTCGAGTTATTACCTTGGTGGGGTTATCTCACGGGTAACGAGACAGAACAAAGCACTATCGGTAGTAACCCCATATTGgcaaaattgaaattcaatattaagGGACTACCCGATGACGGTCTGATGCTGAATTTAGTCGCACAAGATATATGGCTCAGATCTTGTTTACCAAACGACATATTGATGAACATCTATGACCTTGTAGATTTGAGAAATGACGGAACGCTTGATAGAAAATCGTTTATTGTTGGGATGTGGCTAATCGATCAATGTCTATACGGAAGAAAATTACCTAAATCCATAGATCAAACTATTTGGGATAGTATTGATAAGTATATGGTTAATGCGTTAACTTCTGGTTCGACGATAAAAGCaatcaagaaaaataagaaaaaactAATTAAGAAAGAAATCAAGTATATCAAGAAGGAAATGAAGAGCATCCATATATAA